One genomic window of Candidatus Alcyoniella australis includes the following:
- a CDS encoding TonB-dependent receptor: MRIGNILAIVTLCILVAAAAVAGDDLYRPWSGGLPEVTSSEFDAAYIQNIGARNLAQLLAAVPGMMLHEGDFHGANGESHVMERSRPTGEVQVLLDGIPLLDPYSSSLDLADVSLANIERVQVVRSAASPLAGPGGEAALVYLWTKPGLEGYHGGVQMRYGYPEQSDVALDVGFGNRGLSSRVIGAHHDSTGFMLPQSFETAPRENGGIREQSYRNNSNAWAKLGYRFNPNAGIDASGGFCTGDRGVPVGLAQHEPLWRAVEDHTRWHARLGGELLGDVFSIGGNLAVLHERQRVPQYTRPNRGLRIDNERYGFTRTGGSIYPVLDLGRYSRLSGMAAFWLEDSTLIDFRTRDTRFVTAVQAYALEDAIRPHESLLIAVGGGVETNQGLFSEILELPPMMVMPRGRLMLRWQPWGSLALVLGASHQQQAPDQRQLLDPDQGNNQLKPERFDRIEAGLDFGGTEMVSVGFRTYLLAARDLIRPRASSGRFHNGASAGATGIEVELGLRPLNGLSLNGWLNWTVSSERPAGQMGQGLPYAPQLGVGGRAGYLAPFGLGAQIAARYYSEFSDRPEPQAAEQQRQLLPERLIADARLFWRHGSTFEVYIESTNLFDTYYETTRKFPEPGRAYGAGLRLSY; encoded by the coding sequence ATGAGAATCGGCAACATCCTCGCCATCGTCACGCTGTGCATCCTGGTCGCGGCCGCTGCCGTTGCGGGCGATGATCTCTATCGACCGTGGAGCGGCGGCCTGCCCGAGGTCACGTCCAGCGAGTTCGATGCCGCGTATATCCAAAACATCGGCGCGCGCAACCTGGCCCAACTGCTGGCCGCGGTGCCCGGGATGATGCTCCACGAGGGAGATTTTCACGGCGCCAACGGCGAGAGCCACGTCATGGAGCGCTCCAGGCCGACCGGCGAAGTGCAGGTGCTGCTCGACGGCATCCCGCTGCTGGATCCCTACAGCAGTTCTCTGGACCTGGCCGACGTCAGCCTGGCCAATATCGAGCGCGTGCAGGTCGTGCGCTCGGCGGCATCTCCGCTGGCCGGTCCCGGCGGCGAGGCGGCGCTGGTCTACCTGTGGACCAAACCGGGCCTGGAGGGGTATCACGGCGGCGTGCAGATGCGCTACGGCTACCCCGAGCAAAGCGACGTGGCGCTTGACGTGGGATTCGGCAACCGCGGCCTGTCCAGCCGCGTGATCGGCGCGCACCACGATTCCACCGGCTTCATGCTGCCCCAGAGTTTCGAGACCGCGCCGCGCGAAAACGGCGGGATCCGCGAACAGAGCTATCGCAACAACAGCAACGCCTGGGCCAAGCTGGGTTACCGCTTCAACCCCAACGCCGGGATCGACGCCTCGGGCGGCTTTTGCACGGGCGATCGCGGCGTGCCGGTGGGGCTGGCCCAGCACGAGCCGTTGTGGCGGGCAGTGGAGGATCACACCCGCTGGCACGCGCGCCTGGGCGGCGAGCTACTGGGCGACGTGTTCTCGATCGGCGGCAATCTGGCCGTGCTCCACGAGCGCCAACGCGTTCCGCAGTACACGCGGCCCAACCGCGGCCTGCGGATCGACAATGAACGCTACGGTTTTACCCGTACCGGGGGCTCGATCTACCCGGTGCTCGACCTGGGGCGCTACTCGCGGCTGAGCGGCATGGCCGCGTTTTGGCTCGAAGACAGCACGCTGATCGACTTTCGTACGCGCGACACGCGGTTTGTCACCGCGGTGCAGGCCTATGCCCTGGAGGACGCAATCCGGCCCCACGAAAGCCTCTTGATTGCCGTGGGCGGCGGTGTCGAGACCAACCAGGGATTGTTCTCCGAGATCCTCGAGCTGCCGCCGATGATGGTCATGCCGCGCGGCAGGCTGATGCTGCGCTGGCAGCCCTGGGGCTCGCTGGCCCTGGTGCTCGGCGCCTCGCATCAACAGCAGGCGCCGGACCAGCGCCAACTGCTCGATCCCGACCAGGGCAACAATCAGCTCAAACCCGAGCGCTTCGACCGCATCGAGGCCGGCCTGGACTTCGGCGGGACGGAGATGGTCAGCGTGGGGTTCCGCACCTATTTGCTGGCCGCACGCGACCTGATTCGGCCGCGCGCCAGCTCGGGTCGCTTTCACAACGGCGCCTCGGCCGGGGCCACGGGCATTGAGGTCGAACTGGGACTGCGGCCGCTGAACGGTCTGAGCCTCAACGGCTGGCTGAACTGGACCGTGAGCAGCGAGCGTCCGGCCGGTCAGATGGGGCAAGGCCTGCCCTACGCACCCCAACTCGGCGTCGGCGGCCGCGCCGGCTATTTGGCGCCGTTCGGCCTCGGGGCCCAGATCGCGGCGCGCTACTACTCGGAATTCAGCGATCGCCCCGAGCCGCAAGCTGCCGAACAACAACGGCAATTGCTGCCCGAGCGGCTGATCGCCGACGCCCGGCTCTTCTGGCGTCACGGGTCGACCTTCGAGGTCTACATCGAATCCACCAACCTCTTCGACACCTACTACGAGACCACCCGCAAATTCCCCGAGCCGGGCCGGGCCTACGGCGCCGGACTGCGCCTGAGCTACTAG